In a single window of the Thunnus albacares chromosome 1, fThuAlb1.1, whole genome shotgun sequence genome:
- the psmc3 gene encoding 26S proteasome regulatory subunit 6A, with the protein MASLSDKSVWDEVEDGIGEEVLKMSTEEIVQRTRLLDSEIKIMKSEVLRVTHELQAMKDKIKENTEKIKVNKTLPYLVSNVIELLDVDPNDQEEDGANVDLDSQRKGKCAVIKTSTRQTYFLPVIGLVDAEKLKPGDLVGVNKDSYLILETLPTEYDSRVKAMEVDERPTEQYSDIGGLDKQIQELVEAIVLPMNHKEKFENLGIQPPKGVLMYGPPGTGKTLLARACAAQTKATFLKLAGPQLVQMFIGDGAKLVRDAFALAKEKAPSIIFIDELDAIGTKRFDSEKAGDREVQRTMLELLNQLDGFQPNMQVKVIAATNRVDILDPALLRSGRLDRKIEFPMPNEEARARIMQIHSRKMNVSPDVNYEELARCTDDFNGAQCKAVCVEAGMIALRRGATELNHEDYMEGILEVQAKKKANLQYYA; encoded by the exons atggcGTCGCTGAGTGACAAATCAGTTTGGGACGAGGTGGAAGATGGCATCGGGGAAGAAGTTTTAAAGATGTCCACAGAGGAGATCGTCCAGCGGACTCGACTCCTCGACAGCGAGATAAAGATCATGAAGAGCGAGGTGCTGAGGGTGACGCACGAGCTGCAGGCCATGAAGGATAAAATCAAGGAAAACACGGAGAAGATAAAGGTGAACAAAACGCTTCCCTACCTGGTGTCCAACGTCATCGAGCTGCTGGACGTGGACCCCAACGACCAGGAGGAGGACGGGGCTAACGTAGACCTGGACTCCCAGAGAAAAGGAAAGTGCGCCGTCATCAAGACCTCCACCCGGCAGACCTACTTTCTGCCGGTCATCGGGCTGGTAGACGCGGAGAAACTGAAGCCTGGAGACCTGGTGGGTGTCAACAAAGACTCCTACCTGATCCTGGAGACCCTCCCCACCGAGTACGATTCCAGGGTGAAGGCCATGGAGGTGGACGAGCGCCCCACAGAGCAGTACAGTGACATAGGTGGTCTGGATAAGCAGATCCAGGAGCTGGTGGAGGCCATAGTGCTGCCCATGAACCACAAGGAGAAGTTTGAGAACCTGGGCATCCAGCCACCTAAAGGAGTCCTGATGTATGGCCCACCCGGAACAGGGAAAACCCTCCTGGCCAGAGCCTGCGCAGCTCAGACCAAAGCCACCTTCCTGAAGCTGGCTGGCCCACAGCTGGTCCAGATGTTCATCGGAGATGGAGCCAAGCTGGTGAGGGATGCCTTCGCCCTGGCCAAGGAGAAGGCCCCGTCCATCATCTTCATTGACGAGCTGGACGCCATCGGCACCAAGAGATTCGACAGCGAGAAGGCGGGAGACAGAGAGGTGCAGAGGACCATGCTGGAGCTCCTCAACCAGCTGGACGGGTTTCAGCCCAACATGCAGGTCAAG GTGATTGCTGCCACCAACAGAGTCGACATCTTGGACCCTGCGCTGCTCCGCTCAGGTCGTCTGGACAGGAAGATTGAGTTCCCCATGCCGAACGAAGAGGCCAGGGCTCGCATCATGCAGATTCACTCCCGCAAGATGAACGTCAGTCCCGATGTCAACTACGAAGAGCTGGCCCGCTGCACCGACGACTTCAACGGAGCCCAGTgcaaagctgtgtgtgtggaggctgGTATGATCGCGCTGCGCCGCGGGGCCACAGAGCTGAACCACGAGGATTACATGGAGGGAATCTTGGAGGTCCAGGCCAAGAAGAAGGCCAACCTGCAGTACTACGCCTGA
- the LOC122979323 gene encoding TATA-box-binding protein: MDQNNSIPSFQGLASPQGAMTPGMPIFSPMMPYGSGLTPQPVQNTNSLSILEEQQRQQQQQQAQQAQQANAGLPGTSGQTPQLFHSQTVAGSTTTALPGNTPLHPYNTPLTPMTPITPATPASESSGIVPQLQNIVSTVNLGCKLDLKTIALRARNAEYNPKRFAAVIMRIREPRTTALIFSSGKMVCTGAKSEEQSRLAARKYARVVQKLGFPAKFLDFKIQNMVGSCDVKFPIRLEGLVLTHQQFSSYEPELFPGLIYRMIKPRIVLLIFVSGKVVLTGAKVRAEIYEAFENIYPILKGFRKTT; encoded by the exons ATGGACCAGAACAACAGTATACCAAGCTTTCAGGGGCTGGCTTCCCCCCAG GGTGCCATGACTCCAGGCATGCCTATCTTCAGTCCCATGATGCCATATGGCTCAGGCCTGACTCCCCAGCCTGTCCAGAACACCAACAGTCTGTCTATACTGGAGGAACAGCAGaggcaacaacagcagcaacaagcacaACAGGCACAGCAGGCCAACGCAG GCCTTCCAGGGACGTCGGGGCAGACCCCTCAGCTTTTTCATTCCCAGACAGTAGCAGGTTCGACCACCACAGCGCTGCCAGGAAACACCCCACTACATCCATACAACACTCCGCTGACCCCCATGACCCCGATCACACCAGCCACACCAGCCTCAGAGAGCTCTGGGATAGTACCACAGCTACA AAACATAGTATCTACTGTAAACCTGGGCTGTAAACTAGACTTGAAGACCATCGCCCTAAGAGCCAGGAATGCCGAGTACAACCCAAAG CGTTTTGCTGCTGTCATCATGAGAATACGAGAACCCAGGACCACTGCTCTCATCTTCAGCTCTGGGAAGATGGTCTGCACTGGAGCCAAGAG TGAGGAGCAGTCGAGGTTAGCGGCCAGAAAATACGCCCGTGTGGTACAGAAGCTCGGCTTTCCTGCCAAGTTCCTGGACTTCAAGATTCAGAACATGGTGGGCAGCTGCGACGTGAAGTTCCCCATTCGGCTGGAGGGATTAGTCCTCACACATCAACAGTTCAGCAG CTATGAACCGGAGCTGTTTCCAGGACTGATTTACAGAATGATCAAACCCAGAATCGTCCTGCTCATCTTTGTTTCTGGGAAAGTCGTACTAACGG gtgcaAAGGTGAGAGCAGAGATCTATGAAGCGTTTGAAAACATCTACCCCATCCTGAAAGGCTTCCGCAAGACAACGTAG
- the pdcd2 gene encoding programmed cell death protein 2 has protein sequence MSSAEVVLGFLEEAESWRLRSPQFPSKVGGKPAWLCQRGLPSLSGLECEICRLPLAFLLQVYAPISGQDRSFHRTLFLFCCKTPECYTHNDSRCMKVFRSQLPRRNEFYPYDPPPEDEPPSDLDQDQSVLPVSGVKLCWVCGCPGNKACSRCHAVSYCGKHHQTLHWKHTHKKECCSPEASVVTVSPYIFTESELVTEPEEEEEEEEAEGEEETAVAQRSEDCPSLAETLAETDLEEMAMHETEDNKVVQRFKKKIAPEPHQVVRYSRGGSPLWVSSQHIPSDQDIPACTCGAKRTFEFQVMPQLLNSLCVDSTGASIDWGILAVYTCSISCNHDDQYCPEFIWKQDFSSDQQTQIKQP, from the exons ATGTCCTCAGCAGAGGTAGTTCTGGGTTTCCTGGAGGAAGCGGAGTCGTGGCGGCTTCGCTCGCCGCAGTTCCCCAGTAAAGTCGGGGGGAAACCGGCGTGGCTCTGCCAGCGAGGCCTGCCCTCCCTGTCCGGGCTGGAGTGTGAGATATGCCGCCTGCCTCTGGCTTTTCTGCTGCAG GTGTACGCTCCCATTTCTGGTCAGGACAGAAGTTTCCACAGAACGTTGTTTCTGTTCTGCTGCAAAACTCCCGAGTGCTACACACACAACGACAGTCGCTGTATGAAAG TTTTCAGAAGTCAGCTACCTAGAAGGAATGAGTTCTACCCCTACGATCCACCACCAG agGATGAACCCCCCAGTGATCTCGATCAAGACCAGAGTGTGCTGCCCGTCTCTGGAGTTAAACTGTGCTGGGTTTGTGGTTGCCCCGGCAACAAAGCCTGCTCCCGCTGTCATGCTGTATCCTACTGCGGAAAACACCACCAGACCCTccactggaaacacacacacaagaaggaGTGTTGTAGcccag AAGCATCTGTTGTCACAGTTTCTCCCTACATCTTCACTGAGTCTGAGCTGGTCACTGAgcctgaggaagaggaagaggaggaggaggctgaaggagaagaggagacgGCTGTTGCTCAGAGGAGTGAAGATTGTCCCTCCTTAGCAGAAA CCTTGGCAGAGACAGATCTGGAGGAGATGGCTATGCATGAGACTGAAGACAACAAAGTCGTCCAGCGGTTTAAAAAGAAGATCGCTCCAGAGCCAcatcag GTGGTGCGTTACAGTCGGGGGGGCTCTCCCTTGTGGGTCTCCTCCCAGCACATCCCTTCAGATCAAgacatcccagcatgcacctgTGGCGCCAAGAGGACTTTTGAGTTTCAg gtgATGCCCCAGCTATTGAACAGTCTATGTGTGGACTCCACAGGAGCCAGTATTGACTGGGGGATTCTGGCTGTCTACACCTGCTCCATCAGTTGTAACCATGACGACCAGTACTGCCCTGAGTTCATTTGGAAGCAGGACTTCAGTTCAGATCAACAAACACAGATTAAACAGCCATAA
- the rhoua gene encoding ras homolog family member Ua, giving the protein MSPSSPCQMPPRGDGGYKPAAVSPAPPVPPRRVRSRDKGSGRTRRSGAGSAGAGAAERRVKCVLVGDGAVGKTSLVVSYTTNGYPTEYVPTAFDNFSAVVSVDGQPVKLQLCDTAGQDEFDKLRPLCYTSADVFLLCFSVVSPASFQNVPEKWVPEIRKHVPFAPLVLVGTQCDLREDVKVLIDLAKYRERPVDPADARDCAVEIGAVAYMECSSLTQKNLKEVFDTAILASLQNHSSHKPPRGKQKRRKKQRQTPDKMKSLSKSWWKRYCCVA; this is encoded by the exons ATGTCCCCCTCCTCTCCGTGCCAGATGCCTCCGCGGGGAGACGGGGGCTACAAGCCGGCAGCGGTGTCCCCCGCTCCGCCTGTCCCGCCGAGGAGGGTCCGGAGCCGGGACAAGGGCTCTGGCAGGACGCGGCGGTCCGGGGCAGGGTCAGCGGGAGCCGGAGCAGCGGAGAGGCGGGTGAAGTGTGTGCTGGTGGGGGACGGAGCTGTGGGGAAAACCAGCCTGGTGGTCAGCTACACCACCAACGGGTATCCCACTGAGTACGTCCCGACCGCGTTTGACAACTTCTCAg cggtGGTATCAGTGGACGGGCAGCCAGTAAAACTACAACTCTGTGACACAGCTGGACAG GATGAGTTTGACAAGCTGCGTCCTCTGTGTTACACCAGTGCAGATGTGTTCCTGCTGTGCTTCAGCGTCGTTAGCCCTGCGTCCTTCCAAAACGTTCCTGAGAAGTGGGTCCCAGAGATCCGGAAACACGTCCCCTTTGCTCCGCTGGTCCTGGTCGGGACGCAGTGTGACCTCCGAGAAGATGTCAAG GTTCTCATTGACCTGGCCAAGTACCGAGAGCGACCTGTGGACCCAGCGGACGCAAGGGACTGTGCGGTGGAGATTGGCGCTGTGGCTTACATGGAGTGCTCTTCCCTGACCCAAAAAAATCTGAAAGAAGTGTTTGACACGGCCATACTGGCCAGCCTGCAGAACCACAGCTCCCATAAGCCCCCAAGAGGGAAACAAAAACGTCGAAAAAAGCAAAGGCAGACACCTGACAAGATGAAGAGTTTATCCAAGTCATGGTGGAAAAGGTACTGCTGTGTGGCCTAA